The DNA segment CCGCAGTTGAGTCCCCCCGAGATTCTCCTGGGGCTCTGCTTGGAGGCAGAAGCAGGCCCCGCCCTCTGGCCCCGCTCCTGTTCCAGCAGCCGCTTCGCCTTCctgtagcagggagttccacaggactgggccagtgACACCAAAGGCACGACTCCTCCTTGTCAGacgagcctcaccaactcagggaATGACCAACGATGGTTCTGCAGATGACCTCTGTGATTGAACTGGGGTATGATAAGGGTTCAGGCGGTCGCTggggtatcctggacccaagttgtttgGGGCTTTGTCAAGCACtgcaaggaccttgaacctgacTCAGTAGTAAGTGgacagccagtgcagctgtttgaACAATGGCCAGATGCCCACCGCCACCACTGCAGTCCGGTCGCTGCGTTCTCCCATCAGCTGGTGCTTCTGAACCAAACCCAAAGACTGCTCCACACAACAGTGTTGTGTTTCCTTAGAAAAGTTTGAGATGGCTCACAACttaaaaaacataaaatgcaataaaacaattgcAAAACTAAACAGAATTGCAGGgcaagaaacaaaagcagttaagaCAGCAGCAATGCTGTGTTTAAAAACACCCGTAAAAAAGAAATGTAGGTCGTTGCTAAAGTCTGATCTTTAATGTTAAATGCAGCATCTTGAATTGGGCTCAAAGAATGAGGAAGTCAGTGCAGTTGCTTTTGCTCTGAAGTAACATGTTCCCTCCCAGTGCATGGTTTTTGTCAGCATCTTAAGTTGTAAATTTTGGGCAAACTGCATCTGCTGTCCCAATGTAATAGCCAGCTCTGCATTCCCCAGTTTGTGGCACAGTTGGCACACCAGCCCCCTAACTGTGTGGTGCCACTTTGGCATCCGAATCCAGAAACAGCTCTGAGGCTATGGACCTATCCAGGAGAGGCCAAACCTGTTTTTGatggtttgttttcttcttgtGATTTGGAAGTTGTACTGTTTGGAACTGCCTTTGCCTATTTAGCCCTGCGAGGAAAACCTCCCCTGCATAATTGAAGGAGCAGACAGACCAGGAGGACTTTGACTTGTGCCTGGAAATGGAATAAGAGCTAGTGGAGCTCCCAGTATGTGCATCCATCCAGACTTAATGATCAGGCCAAAGTCACCATGTTTTGCAGTAGAACTGTGGGATAGGGGGCCTtgaaacaaaatgctgcagttgcCACCAGGGATGCTTTTGTTATGGGCTGCTCCAGCCAGCCTggaacaaggaaaagaaaaagcagttttcttaaaacaacaaaaacccttaCCTTCTTGAAATCTTCACAAGCTTGGCTATATATGTAGCCTAAAAGGCTTCAGTTGAGGGCTGACTGCCAGTTCCAACCTGGAGCACTTTGAACATAATAGAAAGCTACTTTGTACCAGGTCAGGCAAGACCATGACCTATTCTGACTGACACCAGTTCTCTAAGGTGGAGCTTTTATCCTGGAAGTTTCTTTGTTTACAACATACAAACCATGTGCTCTACCAATAAACTGTGATTTCTCCACCTATTATTatggttgttattattaatgttatttATATTTATCATTACAGTTCAGTTTTAAAAACCAGTCCAATCCAATATACTTTATTGCTCTGAGGAAGGGAAGGATATGTTCTTTCCCCCACTTCTTCCCTCCTGAAGCCTTgcatatagcagcagcagcagcctggaggGGGCAGTGCTGCCCTCCCAACACCAGTGTCACTCCTACTACCTGGATAGGACTGGCATGAACCTGTGGGGGCCACCAATGGAGCAAATTGGGGGCAGGCTTTGGGGCAttgattttattatatatatatacgtgtgtgtgtgtgtatcataatAATGTATCACAGCGCTTTACAACATAAACACACAAAACCCAACAATAAAATAGcaacaagttaaaagcaaaaagaaatgtaaaacacATTCACAGGTCCAGCCTCACTGCCGCCCTTCCCCATGCCAGCccatccaggtaagctgcagcaacAATGGTCAGGAGGACAGCTCCACATGGGCTGCTGCTGGGGCACCAAGAGGGTTTTTCTGGGGCCAGTACACTAGATGCATTGGGCCCTCTAATCCACCTGCAATAGAGGACACTGATTTGCATAATAATTGCAAATGCTTTTGAGTCATGCAAAATTATGTGATTTCTTGCAGGTGGTGTGGAGGCCCCAAAAATAAATTGGTGGTGACACAAGTAATAAGACAGAATGTGAATAGatgaagctttccccataattgtATTTCTATTCTGCAAAAGGctgacctgttgaatttctgcctgctacACAGCTGGTAAAGGCAGTAGAGCCAGGGGCATGCTTTGTGaggatattatttattattattaattttattacccatccttcaccagtGGGCTTACAGCACTCTAAATCTCAAAACTGAGGACAGTTACAATCACAGGAATAGAGTGGGCTCTGAAAATGCAGGTGTCAAGGCTATGGTAAATGTATGTAGAGCTTGTTTTTAGGAAGAATAGACTaagtatttgttcatttattgtaTCCCACCACGTGTCCTAAAACACCTCAGGgtagtttacaaaacaaaaaaacagcaattacatttttttaaaaaaccagcatttaaaattattattaaaccaaAACTATCCTAAATCACAACAACGGGCAACAGTATCATAAcagcagaatcacagaatcgtaggcTTGAAAAGGAcccacaaggctcatctagtccaaccccttgcaatacacAGATATACACAGCTACCAAAATTCCCAATACAGATTCCACAATAGGGGAACAACCACTTGTATCTAATCTAACCTCAGAGGACCGCTTAGTTATGAAGGGCTTAGGACCAAGGGAGGCTTACACCTGGGTGCTCAAACCTTTGCAATGGTCATAATTTAAAATTATGCCCAGAAACCAAGGGAAAGCTACTGCcggggctggcccaatacattttgggtttttttttaaaaaaataatatttattaaagtttcaaacaaagttacaataatacaaaaaaaaaccaaaaataaaaaagagaaaataaaatacaaaaaaaacaggaaaaatagaataacaattaaaaacaaatcagtatttccatatcttatctttcgttcacttgtttcccggacctcctcacacctcccttttttgcatcccaaatcagttaattaattcagcaaatcctttccctctttgttcttatcttaatcctttatcttaatatagttttacttcaaattcccatctattaacaatccatttttacatagaccttaataacattgctgctaaaaccacttaacttcattccaacatcattctaacattcattaattttacaatatttctgtaaatagtctttaaatttcttccaatcttcttccaccgactcttctccctggtctcagattctgccagtcatctccgccagttccatatagtccatcaccttcatctgcaatacattttgtcacctgaggcaaaccataaAATTCCCCCACACCTGGGAAGAAGGCGGTGGCAGAGTTTTACGTCAGGGATAAGGGTGGAAGGAGACCAGAAGCGCTTTCTGTTCCCCAAGAGgctgctggggaggggggcagatctAAAGCACTCTGCAGCTGTCactgccagcacagcagcagcagcagtgggcaatgcgttccttggaggctggatttgCTGCTCTTGTGGCTTCTGCCAGCCGAGGCGGCCAATTTCTGTGTCTTCTAGTGGAGAATTCACATTGCCATCTGGGTTAGAAAGGATGCCAGAAGTGTTTGCACATTGTTGCAGGGGGAGTGGCGGTGTTGCTCCAGAAGGAAGCCACGAGGGTTGCTGTGGCAGAGACTGACCCAAGGCATTTCATCTGGAGGATTTGAGGGTGCTAAATAGCAGCTCCCCACCTCAGTACAGTCTTACGACATATCTTGATTTTGGACACTTTCATTTTCTAGCAGATAATGTTCCATGCCATCAATACTGATGCAATCATGTGCCCTTTGGTCCCTTACTAACAAAGGAGGAGTTTGGCAGTGGCAACTGCGGTGCATAAAGCAAACTTTTTGCAAGGGCCTCTTTCTGGCTTCCAAACGCAAAGAGCACCTTTCAAAGGCAGTTGCCACAAGTGCCCTTCAACTTGGAAGTTGAAGAAAGGAAATGGGTTGCTTGTGGTGACACAGGACTGTGACACAGTGTTTGGTGGGTGAGGTGTATTGGGAGATTTCTACCAGCAAATGGGAGCTACAAAATGCACCTGGTCTATATAGGGCTGAGAATAACGAGGGTTGTTGTGGACTGCATGTTTGTGCGCCAAATGTTCTTTAGCTTCTTTGCTTAGCTCACCTTGATGCTAGATGCTCTTTTGATTTCTCTCCAGATACAGGATATGCAGTCCTAACTGGCTTCTCCACTTTTCACTAAGGAGAAAGGACATTTGTGGTGGGTCTTCCATCGTCAGATGTGGAAATATTACTGTCTCCTTCTTGACCAGTAATGGACATTGCTCTATTATGGTTCTGACGGTGCCTGGGATGATAACCAGCACCTGGCAAGTCATTTCCTTGCCCAGCTCTCTATTGAGACAGGCAGGACCATTCACTATGGATCCCAGAATCTGGCAAAGGAAGCTTTTCTCGGCCCCAGCCATGTCGACCAGCTCCACCAGCGTGTTGCTCTTGTTAACATTAAGCAGAAACCTGGGAGGCATGTAGGTCCGAGCAAAGAGTAGTGTGTAGTGTGTGCGATGGCTCAGGGACTCTGGGGAATGGGTGAGCTGCTCTAAGTGGAAGAGGCAAGGGACTATGCCTCCCTGGTGGAAGCAGCCAAAGAAAAGGGCACCACAGAGATTGAACACAAGGTTGATGGATTTCCACTGCTGGGCCTGTCTATGCTGCGTGGCCAAAAGGACCAGAGGCAAGATGAGAGGGATGAGGAAGCGAGGTTCTTGATGGCTGAATAAAGAAAGAAGTGCCAGAGGGATAAAATAGAAAGCCAGCAGTGCCAGCCTGCCTTCTGGGCATGTGATGGCTGAATGTGAGCTCCTCTTCAAGGCCTTCAACCACATAAATTGGCTGATGTGCACTTTCAGGAGTTTGATGCCATTGCTAACAGCTTCTACATGAAGGATCCCAAAAAGCAGGACCCCGTTAACGGCAAAATGTGTAAGATGCGGGTGAGTCCCGTGTTGTGCCAGGTTATCAGGGTTGAGGTTATAGGTGAGGAAGTTCAAGGGGGTCACAACGACACTCTGGCGCAGCCTGGCAAGGATGCTCAGTGGGCTGGCCTCATAAAAGCTGTGCAGGCTAAGTCCTGACAGGGGAGAAGTGAAATACCAGGTGTCAGCAGCTATGAAGAAAACAGCAGTGAAGGCGGCACTTGGGGCAAGACAGAGAACATGCTGTATTGTTCTTCTAACGCTTGGCTGGCATGTAGCACCTGCACATACCCAATGCAACAGCGGCACCAAAGCAAATGCCAGAAACGTTGGCCTGTTAAAAAATCCAGCAACTATGATCATCCCAATAAGTCTGTGATTTAGAGGATTCTGCCACCGACAGGCTGAGGCCGAGGTTTCGCTGGCTGCTTTTGAAGACACTAGTAGAAGCAGCAAGGCAAAGAGAAGTCCTTCCACAGTGTTGGCAAAAGTCCTCGTGTAAAACACAAGTGTGACGTAGGAGCCAGCAAGCAGAGCCAGTGAGTTCCACGGATCCGCTCCCCACAGAGGAGCCAGCTGGTAAACACTGTAGTCCAGGATGAATGAAAAGATGGTGAGGAGGAGGCGGGGTGAGACGAGGAGGGTGTAGCTGGTGATGCAGCTGGTCGAGAGGCCCAGGTGCTGAAGGGCTTTGATGGCCCAGAAAGCAGCTCCAGATGTGATCAAGGGAAACACTACAGTCCTGCAAGGAGACTTGGGGAGGAATTCCCAGGGGTGGTAAACCTTTAAGTCCAAGATGCTGCCTGAGGAGGAGTGGGGAAAGGTTAACACAGGTAATAGCTGGAACCCTGTCAGCTAGAAACCAGCCCCCCGCCCCAGTGACCTGCAACATAAGATTAGAAAAGTTAAAAATAATTGAAGTCTTTGACtcactaaaataaaaacaaagaaagaatctAATTAAAAGCAGAACCAACTGCAGAAGATCAATAATTCAGCAGACTCAGAATTGCTCTTGTTGCTCTTTATAAACCAGGCTGCCGATATGTGGCCTGTTTGGAACAATGGAGGAAATGGAAAGCAGCTCACTTGCCATGTGGTGGGGGCCCTAGAATTTAACTCGTCaccgacccccccccctcccaaagaccTTTTTGAAACCAGGTATAAAGGACTGTCCACAAAGACTAGGTTTTGTAAAAACACAAAACCTTTTCATACCACATACATAAGATGTCAGCTTTACCTGCCATGACCTCTGGAGACTGGAAAAACTCATCTGGGTGCAGGTAGCCAGTCTGAGGAAGAAGACACCAGCCAACTCTAAGCATGCAGAGAACTCTCCAAAAGGTTTTGGGTGAAGCCATCACAGGTTCACCAGACCTGCCTGGATTGGAAGGTCTGGAAACAGCAGCAGTCCTGGTTGTCAAAAGCCAGCCCTGAAAAGGACAAAATACTTAAAGCACAAAACCCGATTGAGCATTGTTGGTGACAGAAATAATTCCTAGTTAGACAAATACTGACACCTTTTTCAAGCCTCACCCCTTAAGATAAAAAGTAAAGGTCCAACAATAATTTACagtctttcctcttccctcccctctcaagagcaaagaagaaaaaagcaagttATAGCTGTATATCGTTTAAAATGTAGAAGAAGTGGTTACAGACAGTaaatcaccggggggggggggcatcttaaaGATCAGTCACTTAAGCTTCTCAGTTTGACAACCCTACCCCCTTCCTTTATTTCTGATGGCAGACTTTTTATTTGTACCTTTATTTTTTCCAACAGCTTATTCCCATGCAAGGCAGCAACCATTTCCAGAGTAGACTCCCTTTTCGTTTTCCAGACAATACAACAAATAGTTCCAATAGGTTAAATAATTCACAATTAATCCTTTTGTTCCTTTGGTTAAAATTTTGGAAACTGACCACTCCTGAGACAGGGCAGCCTGCTGCTGGACTGTGTCAGAGCCCAGCGACCACGGCTCCACCACCGGGGCGACCTGGCTCCTCGTGGGACCAAGCAGGCCCGTTGGGAGCTTGTTTGGTCACCGCAGGACCCCTCAACGTCCTGGTCATCCCCAGGACCTTCTTCAGGGCTCTTGTTGCCTCCGGGCTACTCCAAAACtccaaaaaagcagcagcttctttaaaagaggccTTACCATCTGAAATAACTCTGCTGGTTGGCTCCTAGAGGATGCCATGCAAGCTGCAAACTGAGCCTTCTTCGCAGCCCACACTACCACATGGCACACCTGATTATGTGCTTTGTTCAGTTGGCTTCAGAGCACGACTTGAATCATTTGCACACTAATCTTTGTCCAGCTTGCTTCATAGTCCAGAGTTCTCCAGGATGCCAAGGGGCCACTTGAGTTTTACTAAGCTGGACAGGATACTTGGGGATAATTGTGTCATCGCATTGCATAGTGAGACCGGGGCTTTGACAGGATCACAGCTTTCCAAAACATATCAGTTCCATTAGCCTCTGAGGGCAGGCCATCTAAACAGGCCCACCAACCTTCCAGCAGGGAGTTGCCACTGGCATTCCAAGCTTTATTGGGCAATGATCCAACTATGAAAAGGGAGTGCATTTCACCCCAGCCCATCCTTTGTCTATTCCACATATCACTTTGGGCAAAGACTACAGCTCCTTGATGTAGACCAATGGCCACTTGAGAGAGTCGCATGAGCTGGCCTAGTGGGAGCCAACATAAGAATATTGAAGTCACCCAGAACTATCATCCTAGAGTCATCCATCAGTACCCCAGATATCACCTTGGCCAGCTCCATCAGAGAAGCTGCTGGGTGAAAGAGGTGGTCAACAGACCATCAGCATTCCCAGCCTGTCTCTTTGGACCAATGCCAGGCGGAGATTCTCTGAACCTGTCTAAAATCAAGAGTGGCTTTTTGGTAAAGGAGACGGTGCTTTATGCACaatagccacacacacacccctcaacccTCCCCCACCGAGCCTTGTGCTGTACCAAGTACCCATATGGTCACAGCTGGGTATGGTCAAGCCCTCCCAGCTCACTCACCTAAGTCTCAGTAATGCAAGCCATGCCAGTCTCTTCATCCATGATAAAGTTGTAGATGATCATGGCCTTACTTTGCCCCACTctgaacaacaagaagaaacatGTTGGCTAATAATATACCAACAATATTTTTATGACACTATACTGTTTCAAAGTCTACTCATGATGACAATTCCCCCTCCTTTATCAGCTGGTTTTATGATAATGTTAGTATCATTTGAGAAGTCATTAAGGCAGGCATGTTGGGACTTGGTTAAATTGTCCTGGGTCCTAGGGCTCCTCTTTTCAAGTTTATCCAAATCACAGATCACCAATTGATGAAACAAAGTGATGGAAGGATTAAAACTGGGCGGGATAAAAGATGATTTAGGTCTAAATTGCTGTGGCTGTTGATCTCTGATACCAAACATGTCACGTAACTTAATATTACACACAAATTTATGTAAATCTACCCTGGTGCAAAAAGCATTATAGTGAGGCTTAGGAACAAAATCGAGTCCCAGTTATAGGACCTGTTTTTCTTCTGTTGTTAAGGAATGAGAAGAACTGCTTACTATTAGTATTTTGTTTCATCGATGGGTGATTCaacctccaatgacaatgggtagatcactgccaggcgTGGGGGTTTttactgtgagtagattgcagtctcttggaagttggacgtgcctgacaTATCCCATATATATTTCATGCATTCACCTGTGAAGCCAAGTTGAGGAGCTTCATAGTCACATACATAGTAGAATTAGATAGCTGATAAATCTCTTACTGATAAATTGTAGGAAAAACTAAGGGCACTCAAAATTAAA comes from the Podarcis muralis chromosome 6, rPodMur119.hap1.1, whole genome shotgun sequence genome and includes:
- the PIGZ gene encoding GPI alpha-1,2-mannosyltransferase 4; this encodes MASPKTFWRVLCMLRVGWCLLPQTGYLHPDEFFQSPEVMAGSILDLKVYHPWEFLPKSPCRTVVFPLITSGAAFWAIKALQHLGLSTSCITSYTLLVSPRLLLTIFSFILDYSVYQLAPLWGADPWNSLALLAGSYVTLVFYTRTFANTVEGLLFALLLLLVSSKAASETSASACRWQNPLNHRLIGMIIVAGFFNRPTFLAFALVPLLHWVCAGATCQPSVRRTIQHVLCLAPSAAFTAVFFIAADTWYFTSPLSGLSLHSFYEASPLSILARLRQSVVVTPLNFLTYNLNPDNLAQHGTHPHLTHFAVNGVLLFGILHVEAVSNGIKLLKVHISQFMWLKALKRSSHSAITCPEGRLALLAFYFIPLALLSLFSHQEPRFLIPLILPLVLLATQHRQAQQWKSINLVFNLCGALFFGCFHQGGIVPCLFHLEQLTHSPESLSHRTHYTLLFARTYMPPRFLLNVNKSNTLVELVDMAGAEKSFLCQILGSIVNGPACLNRELGKEMTCQVLVIIPGTVRTIIEQCPLLVKKETVIFPHLTMEDPPQMSFLLSEKWRSQLGLHILYLERNQKSI